The following DNA comes from Bathymodiolus thermophilus thioautotrophic gill symbiont.
CAAATAGCCTTTACCGATAAATTCAATCTTGACTAATGCAAAGCCAAAGATTATGTTTCTACAAATGGTATAACTGATGTTTGAGTAACACTGGCTATTTTCTTGCCAATACCAATAAAATGTTGCATATAAGAAATATCCCTATCTTGCTGCCTCAAAATTGCAAATAATTTTTGCTCAAGCCCATGCTTTATATAGATTTTTTGCAAGGACATTGTTTCAATAAATTCATCTGCTAGCCATTCTGGCAAGACACACACGCCTCGCTCAAGGGCGGTCATTTGTAGCATCAATTCAATAGATTCAATTTTTTTAATGTGCTTGGGTTTGATGTGTGCTGGGTTTAGGAATTGTGTCAAAATATCAAGTCGTTCTAGGGGGACGGGGAAGGTTAACAAGGTTTCGTTAATGAGGTCTTTTGGCGTGATTGTGGTTTTGGGTGCTAACGGGTGCTGGTTGGCGACTAGAAGCACTAGATTGTATTGTGCAAGTGTTTCGGTGTGGATGTCTGCTTGCTTTTCTATATCGGGTGTAATGAGGATGTCGATGTGGTGATTGAGCAGCCCTTCGTGTCCGGAAAATTGGAATTTGTTGATAATTTCTACTTCTACATTGGGCATTTTTTGTAGAAAAACACCAATGACCTTGGTGAGCCATTTATAACAAGGATAACATTCAACACCGATGCGCAAAACACCTTGGCGACCTTGGGCATAAGCGGTTAAGGTTTTTTCAGTTTGCGACAAAATGGGTAAGAGTTGTTGTGCTGTTTGCAATAACAATTCACCTGCTTTGGTTAAACGCAGCCCCCTTCCCTCTCGTTCCCAAAGTGCAATGCCGAGTTTTTCCTCCAAATAACGAATTTGGTGGGACAAGGCGGATTGGCTTAAACACAATACATTGGCAGCATTCGTTAACGAGCCACTTTCATATAAGGTTTGGATGATTTTTAGATGTTTGAGTGTTATCATTGTAATTGATGAGTTTTTCTCATAGATAAGTTAAAAACAATCATTTTACTTCATATTAAAGCCCTTATAAAATAACCCACTTTATAAACATTAAGGCACGCTCATGGTTACAACACACAATCTCGGTTTTCCACGCATCGGCAAGCAACGGGAATTAAAATTTGCTTTAGAAAAATATTGGTCAAATGCCATTTCTCAAGAGGAATTATTACACACTGCTGCTACCTTACGCCAACAACACTGGGACAATCAA
Coding sequences within:
- a CDS encoding LysR family transcriptional regulator, yielding MITLKHLKIIQTLYESGSLTNAANVLCLSQSALSHQIRYLEEKLGIALWEREGRGLRLTKAGELLLQTAQQLLPILSQTEKTLTAYAQGRQGVLRIGVECYPCYKWLTKVIGVFLQKMPNVEVEIINKFQFSGHEGLLNHHIDILITPDIEKQADIHTETLAQYNLVLLVANQHPLAPKTTITPKDLINETLLTFPVPLERLDILTQFLNPAHIKPKHIKKIESIELMLQMTALERGVCVLPEWLADEFIETMSLQKIYIKHGLEQKLFAILRQQDRDISYMQHFIGIGKKIASVTQTSVIPFVET